From Roseofilum casamattae BLCC-M143, one genomic window encodes:
- a CDS encoding TldD/PmbA family protein encodes MTLVIPAPLSQDLSTREYSSTKHRFDESWEAMLSTLLGWGRASGADFIEFFLERINYISCMAEDDAITSISPRLSTGAGVRVFRGKADCYVSTNDLSFTGLKAALEKGLLILGFNLPSAQSYIPEVNLEPLRDYASTKGKELWLGNCSSMQEMGDILLQASDRLNQKASHIQSRRAVYFRDWQEVLVAASDGTFARDIRLTQSVGCSLLCADGSDRASIGQRIGSTSQPSFLRNWDSDANAAEIAEAAGNMLYADYVESGTYPVIMANKFGGVIFHEACGHLLETTQIEKKTTPFMDMKGEKIAHENLTAWDEGRSDGEFGTIDMDDEGMPTQKTLLIENGILKNFISDRAGFMRTGHPRTGSGRRQGYTYAAASRMRNTYIAPGAYSLDDIFASVDKGIYCKKMGGGSVGPTGEFNFAVDEAYLIENGKVSKPLKGATLIGEAKDIMHKISMSSQDLGLAAGFCGSVSGSVYVTVGQPHIKVDSIVVGGR; translated from the coding sequence ATGACCCTTGTAATTCCAGCTCCCTTATCCCAAGACCTCTCCACCCGAGAGTATTCCTCGACGAAACATCGCTTCGATGAAAGCTGGGAAGCAATGCTCTCGACGCTCCTAGGATGGGGACGCGCCTCTGGTGCAGATTTTATCGAATTTTTCCTCGAGCGGATTAACTACATCAGTTGCATGGCCGAAGATGATGCCATCACCAGCATTTCGCCTCGCCTCTCTACGGGGGCTGGGGTGCGCGTCTTCCGAGGGAAAGCAGACTGCTACGTGAGCACGAACGATCTTTCCTTCACCGGACTGAAAGCGGCTCTGGAAAAAGGATTGCTCATTCTCGGCTTTAACCTGCCTTCCGCTCAATCTTACATTCCGGAAGTTAATCTCGAACCCCTGCGGGACTATGCCAGCACCAAAGGTAAAGAATTGTGGTTGGGCAACTGTAGTTCCATGCAAGAGATGGGAGACATTTTACTGCAAGCGAGCGATCGCCTCAACCAAAAAGCCTCCCACATTCAATCTCGCCGCGCCGTCTATTTCCGCGACTGGCAAGAAGTTCTCGTTGCCGCTAGCGATGGAACCTTTGCGCGAGATATTCGCCTCACCCAGTCTGTCGGTTGTAGCTTGCTCTGTGCTGATGGTAGCGATCGCGCCTCCATCGGTCAACGCATCGGCAGCACCAGCCAACCCAGCTTTCTCCGCAACTGGGATAGCGACGCCAATGCCGCCGAAATTGCCGAAGCCGCTGGAAACATGCTCTACGCCGACTATGTCGAGTCTGGAACTTACCCCGTCATTATGGCGAATAAGTTCGGCGGTGTAATTTTCCACGAAGCCTGCGGTCATCTGCTCGAAACCACGCAAATTGAGAAGAAAACCACTCCCTTTATGGATATGAAAGGGGAAAAAATCGCACATGAAAATCTTACCGCTTGGGATGAAGGGCGATCGGATGGAGAATTTGGTACCATCGACATGGATGACGAAGGAATGCCGACGCAAAAGACGCTTTTAATTGAAAACGGTATTCTGAAAAACTTTATCTCCGACCGCGCTGGCTTCATGCGCACCGGCCATCCCCGCACTGGAAGCGGTCGCCGTCAAGGATATACCTATGCTGCGGCGTCGCGGATGCGCAACACTTATATTGCTCCCGGAGCCTATAGCTTAGACGACATATTCGCCTCCGTGGATAAAGGAATTTACTGCAAGAAAATGGGTGGCGGTAGCGTCGGACCCACCGGCGAATTTAACTTTGCTGTTGATGAAGCTTATCTGATTGAAAATGGCAAAGTCAGCAAACCCTTAAAAGGCGCAACTTTAATCGGCGAAGCCAAAGACATCATGCACAAAATTTCCATGAGTTCGCAAGATTTAGGATTAGCCGCTGGATTCTGCGGTTCCGTCAGCGGCAGCGTCTACGTCACCGTCGGACAACCCCATATCAAAGTCGATTCCATCGTTGTCGGCGGACGATAG
- a CDS encoding acyl--CoA ligase family protein — protein MVTEGVSYHYLTPQCFLDRSARVFADKVAIAYGEQQWTYAQFATRVNQLANALQEWGLEKGDRVAFLCPNIPPLIEAHFAIPLAGGILIAINSRLAPKDIAYILNDSGARVLCVDTELSALIAPIREELTHLEAIINIVDEQANVSAEKLSELDYETFLAQGSPEPVASSLDSENDPITINYTSGTSGQPKGVVYSHRAVYLNAMGMALEIGMNNRSVYLWTLPMFHCNGWCFPWGVVAVGGTHICLRKFTPKTALSLMMSEKVTHFCGSPTLLIMLANDRTIDRLQLDNTITTIVGGAPPSPSLIEKMESLGIHLIHGYGLTETYGPHTLCVWQAPWNDLSLEEQAKIKARQGVATVHATHLRVVDEAMNDVPADGETLGEVVMRGNNVMQGYFNDPEATESACRGGWFHSGDLAVMHPGGYIELRDRAKDIIISKGMNISTIEIEQAMYKHPAVLEVAAIAIPDKARGEVPKVFVKLKPETTATEDELLQFVRQHLAQFKWPKAIEFTDLPKTATGKVQKYLLRQNEWGDRDKQIN, from the coding sequence ATGGTGACTGAAGGCGTTTCTTACCACTACCTGACTCCGCAATGTTTTTTAGACCGCAGCGCTCGGGTATTTGCTGACAAAGTTGCGATCGCCTATGGGGAGCAGCAATGGACCTATGCACAGTTTGCGACCCGAGTCAACCAATTGGCGAATGCGCTACAAGAATGGGGACTGGAAAAAGGCGATCGCGTGGCGTTTTTGTGTCCGAATATTCCGCCACTGATTGAGGCGCATTTTGCGATTCCTTTAGCTGGCGGTATTTTAATTGCGATTAACAGCCGTTTGGCTCCGAAAGATATTGCTTATATTCTGAATGATTCTGGCGCGCGAGTTTTATGCGTCGATACGGAATTGTCAGCTTTAATTGCACCCATTCGCGAGGAACTTACCCATCTCGAAGCAATTATTAATATCGTTGACGAACAAGCAAATGTATCGGCAGAAAAACTATCGGAACTCGATTACGAAACCTTCCTCGCACAAGGCAGTCCGGAACCCGTTGCCTCTTCCTTAGACAGCGAAAACGATCCGATTACAATTAACTATACCAGCGGGACTAGCGGTCAACCCAAAGGAGTGGTCTATAGCCATCGCGCCGTTTATCTCAACGCTATGGGAATGGCTTTAGAAATTGGCATGAATAACCGTAGCGTCTATCTCTGGACGTTGCCCATGTTCCACTGTAACGGTTGGTGTTTTCCCTGGGGAGTGGTTGCCGTCGGTGGAACTCATATCTGTTTGCGCAAGTTCACTCCGAAAACCGCTTTGTCCTTAATGATGAGCGAAAAAGTGACCCATTTCTGTGGCTCGCCGACCTTATTAATTATGCTGGCCAACGATCGCACCATCGATCGACTGCAACTCGACAATACTATCACCACCATCGTTGGCGGCGCGCCTCCTTCTCCCAGCCTCATCGAGAAAATGGAGTCTCTCGGCATTCACCTGATTCACGGTTATGGCTTAACCGAAACCTACGGCCCCCACACCCTTTGTGTATGGCAAGCACCGTGGAACGATCTATCTCTAGAGGAACAAGCGAAAATCAAGGCCAGACAAGGCGTTGCCACCGTTCATGCCACCCACCTGCGCGTGGTGGATGAAGCCATGAATGATGTTCCAGCCGATGGCGAAACCTTGGGAGAAGTGGTGATGCGCGGGAATAACGTCATGCAAGGTTATTTTAACGACCCGGAAGCTACCGAATCTGCCTGTCGCGGCGGTTGGTTTCACAGTGGAGACCTGGCTGTGATGCATCCCGGAGGATATATCGAACTGCGCGATCGCGCCAAAGATATTATTATTAGCAAAGGCATGAATATCTCCACCATTGAGATCGAACAAGCCATGTACAAACATCCAGCAGTTTTGGAGGTTGCGGCGATCGCAATTCCCGATAAAGCCAGAGGTGAAGTCCCGAAAGTTTTCGTCAAGCTAAAGCCAGAGACAACAGCAACAGAAGACGAACTCCTGCAATTTGTCCGCCAGCATTTAGCGCAATTCAAATGGCCGAAAGCGATCGAATTTACCGACTTACCAAAAACCGCAACCGGGAAAGTGCAAAAGTATTTATTGCGGCAGAACGAATGGGGCGATCGGGATAAACAAATTAATTAA
- a CDS encoding Uma2 family endonuclease produces MTITLELRQLDVPPGQRIRINRIDWSEFEAILKELGERRSSRIAYSHNTLEIRMPTPEHEVDKEIIGDMVKILLDELEIDCECFGSTTFKRQEMGFGLEPDQCFYISNHAQMRGKRRVNLSIDPPPDLAIEVDVTSKTQLEAYASLGVPELWIWDSGKLNIYVLRSQHYQLVTQSPTFPELAIANLVTDAIAQSIAIGRSPALRAFRQQVRNL; encoded by the coding sequence ATGACTATTACTCTGGAATTACGACAACTGGACGTTCCTCCCGGTCAACGAATCCGGATTAATCGCATTGACTGGTCTGAGTTTGAAGCCATTCTAAAAGAATTGGGAGAACGTCGTTCTTCGCGTATTGCTTACAGCCACAATACTTTAGAAATCAGAATGCCTACTCCAGAACATGAAGTTGATAAAGAAATTATCGGCGATATGGTTAAAATTCTGCTGGATGAACTAGAAATTGACTGCGAATGTTTCGGCTCAACCACGTTTAAACGTCAAGAGATGGGGTTTGGTCTCGAACCAGACCAATGTTTCTATATTAGCAATCATGCTCAGATGCGAGGAAAGCGACGAGTCAATTTATCGATCGATCCTCCCCCAGATTTAGCCATAGAAGTCGATGTTACCTCGAAAACTCAACTGGAAGCTTACGCGAGCTTAGGAGTTCCCGAGCTTTGGATTTGGGATAGCGGAAAACTGAATATCTATGTCCTACGATCGCAACACTATCAGCTCGTTACCCAAAGTCCGACATTTCCGGAACTGGCGATCGCAAATTTAGTGACCGATGCGATCGCACAGAGTATTGCGATCGGAAGAAGTCCTGCCCTCAGAGCCTTTCGCCAACAAGTTCGCAATCTTTAA
- a CDS encoding Uma2 family endonuclease has translation MTQLRDRPIDPSPNSTDKTLIVEQRTWEQFQWLRQGFEGTSGVRLGYYRGTIEIVMPGEEHEFFKTIIGFLIELFLIEKGIDLIPAGSMTQEKKGLVSLQADESYWIIAKKEIPDLSIEVIFTSGNSSKLERYQALGVPEVWFWEDGVFALYHLREDGYDRIEASELPGLTELNIQLLSQCVLLAQTSRVEAVRQFRQGI, from the coding sequence ATGACACAGCTACGCGATCGTCCAATCGATCCCTCACCCAATTCAACCGATAAAACCCTAATTGTCGAACAACGAACCTGGGAACAATTCCAATGGTTGCGCCAAGGATTTGAGGGTACGTCTGGAGTCCGGTTAGGATATTATCGAGGAACCATTGAAATTGTTATGCCTGGGGAAGAACATGAATTTTTCAAGACCATTATTGGGTTTCTCATTGAATTATTTTTGATTGAAAAAGGTATCGATTTAATTCCCGCAGGTTCCATGACTCAGGAAAAGAAAGGACTGGTTTCGCTGCAAGCTGATGAATCTTATTGGATTATTGCGAAAAAGGAAATTCCCGATTTATCAATTGAGGTTATTTTTACGAGCGGTAACTCGAGTAAACTAGAACGATACCAAGCTTTAGGCGTACCGGAAGTCTGGTTTTGGGAAGACGGAGTATTTGCTTTATACCACTTACGAGAGGATGGTTACGATCGGATCGAAGCGAGCGAGCTTCCCGGACTCACCGAGCTGAATATCCAACTTCTTTCTCAATGCGTATTGCTCGCTCAGACTTCTCGAGTAGAGGCAGTACGTCAATTTCGTCAAGGAATCTAA
- a CDS encoding TldD/PmbA family protein: MAQTIDALAASAKESAQKLGIEKFDIYGSAVDETSVQVDSGEPDKVKASQRSSVTVRVWNDENRMGITSTSSLDSEGLELALKTAYEASFFGMKEHVPDFSPEATSPLETTVEKVPQAPVSTLIEKLVDAEQQLVGSHDAIASVPYNGIAQRDIERFYLNSDGAARYEGGSYASIYLYTKTEQEGKKPRSAGSVRISLGLDHLDIQGCLDEAKDKTISHLNYEKVKSGKYMVVFSAEAFLSLFDAFSNIFNAQNILDRQSLSTRESLGTEIASPLLSVADDELHPENISKSAFDGEGTPTRRVSIITEGKLTNFIHSAGTAKRLNAEPTGHANIGAKVTVSPHYYHVFPGKAAEKNWVLEECENVILIDELNALHAGVQSLQGSFSLPFDGWLVNKGERTSIDSATVAGDFLDVLKSIVYVEPEPEIIPDGVCPRIWVDGLSITGE, from the coding sequence ATGGCACAAACAATTGATGCGCTCGCGGCATCGGCAAAAGAAAGCGCGCAAAAACTCGGTATCGAGAAATTCGATATATATGGTTCCGCCGTGGATGAAACTAGCGTGCAAGTCGATAGTGGCGAACCGGATAAAGTGAAAGCCTCCCAACGCTCCAGCGTCACCGTGCGCGTCTGGAACGATGAAAACCGCATGGGAATTACGAGCACCAGTTCTCTAGATTCCGAGGGCTTAGAGTTAGCTCTAAAAACTGCCTATGAAGCCAGTTTCTTCGGCATGAAGGAGCACGTTCCCGACTTTAGCCCAGAAGCGACATCTCCTCTCGAAACCACGGTAGAGAAAGTGCCGCAAGCGCCGGTCTCGACTTTGATCGAAAAGCTCGTGGATGCCGAACAACAGCTCGTCGGCTCTCATGATGCGATCGCATCCGTGCCCTATAATGGCATTGCCCAGCGCGATATCGAGCGCTTCTATCTCAACAGCGATGGTGCGGCGCGCTATGAAGGCGGTTCTTATGCTTCCATTTATCTCTATACCAAAACCGAGCAAGAAGGAAAGAAACCCCGGAGCGCTGGTTCGGTTAGAATTAGCTTGGGTTTAGACCATCTCGATATTCAAGGATGTTTGGACGAAGCGAAAGACAAAACCATCAGTCACCTGAACTACGAAAAAGTTAAATCCGGGAAATACATGGTCGTCTTTTCCGCCGAGGCATTTTTGAGTTTATTTGATGCCTTTTCCAATATCTTTAACGCGCAAAATATTCTGGATCGCCAAAGCTTATCTACTCGCGAATCATTGGGTACAGAAATTGCCTCGCCCTTGCTCTCGGTTGCTGACGATGAATTGCATCCAGAAAACATTAGTAAAAGTGCTTTTGATGGTGAAGGAACCCCAACTCGGCGAGTTTCGATTATTACCGAAGGAAAACTGACCAACTTTATCCACAGTGCGGGAACGGCAAAACGCTTAAATGCCGAACCTACCGGTCACGCTAATATCGGCGCAAAAGTTACCGTCAGTCCCCATTACTATCATGTTTTCCCCGGAAAAGCAGCGGAGAAAAATTGGGTGCTGGAAGAATGCGAAAACGTTATTCTGATTGACGAACTCAACGCTTTACATGCTGGAGTCCAATCCTTACAAGGTTCGTTTTCTCTCCCGTTCGATGGTTGGTTAGTCAATAAAGGCGAGAGAACATCGATTGATTCAGCTACTGTTGCTGGAGACTTCTTAGATGTACTAAAGTCCATTGTCTATGTCGAACCGGAACCGGAAATTATTCCCGATGGTGTTTGTCCTCGCATCTGGGTAGACGGACTTTCCATTACTGGCGAATAA
- a CDS encoding FAD-dependent thymidylate synthase, protein MDKFRVEVISQTSNPQQVIYAAMHQDYSENLVYDERDNWPEETEAGNIIVKRLLAGGRGHYGPLEHPQIVLNCGYFPHSVMQQVRTHRVGISFDVQCLAANTEVTFVNCNGESSKKLKKTIGELYDLWHNGEKGIRSRQIRGRKGEPPGEYRRDCQQRLRKMRLRVLNEETGLFEIGHIKQVICQGIQPVYRITLENGKTLDCTVNHRLFTSAGWQTMGEAVGLVTRDDGQVLKMTKEARVMCNGIPVTANRLYREKHWMEEQVSAGYSIEKIAELANCSASTIRHWANQHGLPLDSLVRNTTPPTSKLNPLYRDQLWLQEKLGEGLHVDEMAELCNCSIEVIKKWVYFYGLSLNKRPKGSKEPWNKGKPGYHLNLSPESQQKRRDNARKYTRRGADSNFWKGGTSNERQKIGAWTREIAPQVHQKFDYICQCCGERGGQLHAHHLVPVYADESLAYDFDNLITLCKTCHESIHQNHQEEEFAKSYQPILEPKSWNAKPKPPGNKLKAHPVKVVKVEYLGHQMTYDLEVSGKWHNFVANNLVVHNSNRYTGSRIVQAARGLKDIEEVFYLRPVGDYSNRQGKHYTYTEEMRNADLEWCLQGAKRYAEMIENGVSEEHARGIIAFDVRQHFVVSLNARSLMHLLDLRYKLDAQLECQKLCEHIFPHFERWIPEIAQWYSENRLKKARLSP, encoded by the coding sequence ATGGATAAATTTCGAGTTGAAGTTATTTCGCAAACCTCTAATCCACAGCAAGTAATCTATGCTGCAATGCATCAAGATTACAGCGAGAATTTAGTCTACGACGAACGAGATAACTGGCCGGAAGAAACAGAAGCAGGAAATATTATTGTCAAACGGCTTTTGGCTGGGGGAAGAGGACATTACGGTCCCTTAGAACATCCGCAAATTGTGCTTAATTGCGGTTACTTTCCCCACAGCGTTATGCAACAAGTTCGTACTCATCGGGTAGGAATCTCGTTTGATGTTCAGTGTCTTGCCGCCAATACTGAAGTAACCTTTGTTAACTGTAATGGTGAAAGCAGTAAGAAACTGAAAAAAACGATCGGAGAATTATACGATCTCTGGCACAATGGTGAGAAAGGAATTCGTTCGAGACAGATTAGGGGACGAAAAGGCGAACCTCCTGGAGAATATCGGCGCGATTGTCAGCAGAGACTGCGAAAAATGCGATTGCGAGTTTTAAATGAGGAAACTGGCTTATTTGAAATCGGACATATTAAACAAGTCATTTGTCAAGGTATACAACCGGTTTATCGCATCACCTTGGAAAATGGTAAAACTCTCGATTGTACGGTGAATCATCGACTATTTACTTCAGCAGGTTGGCAAACCATGGGTGAAGCAGTCGGACTCGTAACTAGAGACGATGGTCAGGTGCTGAAAATGACTAAAGAAGCTCGGGTTATGTGTAATGGAATCCCAGTTACTGCGAATCGCTTATATCGCGAGAAACATTGGATGGAAGAACAGGTTAGCGCCGGTTACTCAATTGAAAAAATTGCTGAATTAGCGAACTGTTCTGCATCAACAATTAGGCATTGGGCGAACCAACATGGTTTACCCTTAGATTCTTTGGTAAGAAACACTACTCCTCCAACATCTAAACTCAATCCCCTGTATCGCGACCAATTATGGTTACAAGAAAAATTGGGTGAAGGACTTCATGTTGATGAGATGGCAGAACTGTGCAATTGCTCTATTGAAGTGATTAAAAAGTGGGTGTACTTTTACGGACTCTCTTTGAATAAACGTCCCAAAGGGTCAAAAGAGCCATGGAATAAAGGCAAGCCAGGATACCATCTGAATTTGTCCCCAGAGAGTCAACAAAAACGTCGAGATAATGCCAGGAAGTATACTCGACGAGGAGCTGACTCTAACTTTTGGAAGGGTGGTACTTCTAACGAACGCCAGAAAATTGGTGCCTGGACTAGAGAGATTGCCCCTCAAGTTCACCAAAAGTTTGATTATATTTGTCAGTGTTGTGGAGAACGTGGAGGTCAATTACACGCCCATCATTTAGTTCCGGTTTATGCTGATGAAAGTTTGGCTTATGATTTTGATAATCTCATCACTTTATGTAAGACTTGTCATGAAAGCATTCATCAGAATCATCAAGAAGAAGAGTTTGCCAAGAGCTATCAACCCATTTTAGAGCCGAAATCTTGGAATGCTAAACCCAAGCCTCCAGGAAATAAACTTAAAGCTCATCCGGTTAAGGTGGTTAAAGTCGAGTATTTGGGACACCAAATGACTTACGATCTGGAAGTTTCCGGAAAGTGGCATAACTTTGTTGCTAACAATTTAGTGGTTCATAATTCTAACCGCTATACAGGCTCCCGAATTGTCCAAGCGGCACGAGGTTTAAAAGATATTGAAGAGGTATTTTATCTGCGTCCGGTAGGAGATTATTCTAATCGACAGGGCAAGCATTATACTTATACAGAAGAGATGCGTAATGCGGATCTAGAATGGTGTTTGCAAGGGGCAAAACGATATGCCGAGATGATAGAAAATGGGGTTTCAGAAGAACATGCCCGCGGGATTATTGCGTTTGATGTGCGGCAGCATTTTGTGGTATCTTTAAACGCGCGATCGCTAATGCACTTATTAGACTTGCGCTATAAGCTAGATGCACAGCTAGAATGCCAAAAGCTATGCGAGCATATTTTTCCCCATTTTGAACGCTGGATTCCGGAAATTGCCCAATGGTATAGCGAAAATCGCTTGAAAAAAGCTAGGCTTTCGCCCTAG